GCTGGCATCGGTACTTGACCGTACGTACGAACCGATGGCATTCGTCGTCAGTCTACAGCTCGGGGATCCACCACACATCCGCCCCGTAAACCGGTTCCTCGACGCGGATTCGGATATCGAATTCAAGACCGATGTCCCCGACACGCCGAGCGACGAGTTACTCTCGGCCCTCTCGGATACTGGTGCGGTTCGAATTCTGGACCTGAAAGGACAGTACGGTTCGGACGTCGGGGCTCCCACTGATCCGGACCTCTACCGGCAGTTGTTCGAGACGTTCCCGGATGCACTCATCGAAGACCCGGCCGTCACGGATACGACACGATCTGTGCTCGACGAATATGCTGACCGAGTCTCCTGGGACGCCCCGATAACGGGTGTCGAAAGTATCCGGAACCTCCCGTGGGAACCAACTGCTCTCAACATCAAGCCGTGTCGGTCTGGGACGCTCGAATCACTCTGTCGTATTCTCGAATATGGCTTGCAACACGATGTCGAACTCTATGGAGGTGGAATGTTCGAACTCGACGCTGGCCGAGCGCACTCACAGGCGCTCGCCTCGCTGTTCTATCCAAACGGTCCAAACGACCTTGCACCACCGGCGTATCACACCTACCGAGCCGACAAATCCTATCCCTCGAGTCCGCTGGAGCCACCGGCCAAACCGGCCGGAATCGGGTGGGATATCAGATAACCACAATCACTCCGTTCCAAGGGAACTATATTGGAACAGAAGCATTCTTAGTCGCTACAGGCCGCACTCCGCGCTAATCGCGTTCGGACGCTGATTCCTCATCGTCTGTTCGATCACGACGATCACGCACACAACGTACGGTTGGACAGCGAGCTCTACGGGCTGCGCTGAATGGACGGAGTGCCTTCTCGACCACCAAACGTCGATACGGGTCCGCTGTCACGCTACGCGCTTGGTACCGCGAATATTCGTGAACTAGTGCTCACTGCCGCGGTCTACAACCTCGAACGATCCTTTAAACAGAGACTGCTATACCGGATTCAACAAGGCACAGGAGTCGAAATACTGCGGATTTGATTGTCTCATCAGGGTACTAGTTGGTTGCCCTCCTCATCATAGACGGTAATTGCATCAACGGGGCACACGCGACCAGCCATCTCGGCATCAAATTCTGCTCCGTCTGGAACATCTCGAATGTATAATCCTGGTTCCCTCTCGTCACTTCCAACAAGTGTGGCTTTGCCAGCATCACGATCTTCGATGAATTTCTCCCATTCATGGACGCAGTTGAATATCCCGGTGCACGTGTCTCGATCAAATTCAACATACATGATTATTCACACCTCGTGTCAAATTGTAACCAGTGGGTTTCATTAGTGAGTTCAAAATGCGCTCCGTTAGGTGAATATCTCGTACACCGAGGGTCGTTATCTCGGGTATACATCTCGCGGGATCACCAAGCCGTGATAGAAGTGTCATTCACAACTCATCGCTCTTCATCTTTCAGTAACCGTCACTCGCCACTCGTCGTCTGTTGCTTGAGATGTTTCATGAGTGTATCCATGTTCTTCAAGGACGGGATAGAGTGGTTCCGGTTCGTGGTCGGCGATTAGTACAAGCATTTCATCATCGGCAAGAACGTCAAGCGCTGTCAGTATCTCATCGAAGGGATTTCCAGTAGTTTCACGGCAATCAAATTCGTGGATTCTGTCGTCATCGGTGTCGGCCCCCATATTCTCTGATTCGTGTTGTAGTGGGATAATCATTCTGCCGATGATGCTCGCGTTGTCCGAATATCACCAATCAGAGATCCATACAAATGTGTTCGCGGGATTGCGTATATGAGAAGAGTGACAGCAGGGCACCTCCAATTCTGACGGCCGCTCCCATTCGAGTGGATAATCAGTCCTGATAATAGTATTCGCCGCTCGATTTTTGTTGTCGGTCGAGTTGACTGCCTGGCTTATTCACTCGAGGCCTGCCGGTTCGTCCGTCCCGGCGAAACGTGATTTCGAGGGCAGATAGAAACGCGTTCATGCCGTCCCGCATTGATTGCGGAGAATCTGCATAGCCACTCTGGCTCGGCTCACCCTCGAAAACGATCAACCGATCGGCAACTCGATCGATGACGAAGAGGTTGTGATCCACGACGAGCACGGGTCGATTCGTTCGTTTGCTGAATTGGTGAATCCGATCAGCGAGTACCACTCGACGGTCCACATCGAGGAACGCTGAGGGTTCGTCCAGGAGATAGAGATCTGCATCACGAGCGAGACATAGTGCAATCCCGACACGCTGTAACTCCCCGCCCGAAAGCGAGTCAAGTGAGCGAGTATACAACGATTCGAGGTCGAATGGATTCTGAATTCGTGTTTTGAATGATTGGGCGTGGATATCGGTGACTGATGCAAAGCGTTCACGGACTGCAACGTCGCTATCCGGCGTGATATACTGGGGTTTGTACGATACGAGGACATCTTCCGGAACCCGGCCACTATCGGGAGTTACACTCCCAGCAAGCATTTTCACGAACGTCGTTTTACCCAGCGCGTTCTCTCCGACGATACCCACCGATTCCCCGGCGTGAATCTGACCTGGTTCGACGACGAGCGAAAAGTCCGCGAACGATTTCTCAAGCTGCGGATATACAAGGGCCGGTTCGTTGTTTCCGCTGTCGCGAGAGCCAGCCGACGGGAAGTCGATTGAGTGACGCCGAATTTGGACGTTTTCTTCCGATAATTTTCCCTCCAAAAACTGGTTGATGCCCGTCCGTACTGCCGACCGCTGGGCAACGACGCCGAATCCCCCTGGTTCACCGTACAAGACGTGGATCGCATCAGAGAGTAGGTCGAGCGTCGCAAGGTCGTGTTCTACGACAACAGCCGCGGAATCGGTTTCCTGTACGTGACTGCGGATCGTCCGTGCCACTGACAACCGCTGTTTGATGTCCAAAAACGACGAGGGTTCGTCGAACAGATAGAGATCCGCCGTCCTCGAGAGAGTAACCCCGATAGCAACTCGCTGTCGTTCACCCCCGGACAGATCAGACAGCGACCGATCGAGGATGGAGCGGAGACCAAGTGCATTGACGAATCGATCCGGATCGTCAGAACGGGAAACGAGCAGTTCGCGTACCGTATCAGCCTCGGTCTCGTGGAGGGAGTCGACCCGTTGGTCCTTGTAAACGGTGACGACCGACTCGTCTCGGAGTTGTTCGAGATGAGTCTGCAGGGTCGTCCCCCGAAACGATTCAATCGCCCGGTTCCAGTCTGGCCCTTCACCGCCCCCGCCAAAATTTGGCACTTGGCTACCAGACAAAATGTCCAACGCAGTACTCTTCCCGATGCCATTGCGGCCGAGAAGGCCGATTACAGAACCATCGTCCGGGATGGGGAGATTGTACAACCGGAATCCGTTCTCACCGTACTGGTGGACGAGCTGTCCGGTTTCCGCCGGAAGTGGAATAATTTGGATCGCGTCGTTAGGGATCTTCTTTTCGATGAGTTTGTGCTCGGCCAGGACGTTGGCGTCGTCGATGTGAAGTTCACCATTCTCAGTGACGTGGAACCCTTCGTGTCCAGACCGATTCAGCGGATCGTATTTGACCGCGATATTTCGTACTTCGTCGGTGACCTCATCCTGGTCGATGATTGCGACGTATTCTTGCCTCCGTCCGCTTTGAGGCCCTGTCATGGATTACTTAAACCATCAGTCCGAGTATTCATTGGTGACTGTTGCGGGGGAATATCCCGGTAAACCGAGTGGTACGTGGTGAATTTGGGGTGCTCGATCACCGATGCCGATCAAGCAGGTCAGACGACGGCTTCCACTCGGCGTTTTCGTCAAAGTACTGTTCGACGATCGGGTCGTCGGGCATCTGGCCTGTTTGACGCTTCTCTTCGCTGTAGGACGGTCGCCCTTCTTCCACGAAGAACCGGCCGGTTAGAATTTCTCCCTCGTGGAGACGCGTATCGGCTTCTCGCATCATTTGCGCCGCGTCGTCACGGTCGTGGACGTCGAACTCGAAATCTTCGGAGTCCTGAACGTCGATGTAGGGCACGTACTGCTTGGCGTCCTTGTTCCACGTCGGACACTGAGTGAGGAAATCGACGTGGGCGAAGCCGTCGTGATCCATCGCTTCGACGAGGATTTCCGTCGCCTGCCGGGGATTAACCGCTGCAGTCCGTGCAATATACGTCGCACCCGCATTGAGGCCCCACTCCAGTGGCCGGATCGGGTTCTTCGCCGAACCGGATGGTTGCGTCTTGGATTTGTGTCCCTTCGGACTTGTCGGCGATGTCTGTCCTTTGGTCAACCCGAAAATCTCGTTGTTGAACACGATATAGGTCATATCGTGGTTCTCGCGGGCTGTGTGCGTGAAGTGATTGCCACCGATCCCGTAGCCGTCGCCATCGCCACCCGCGGCGACGACCTCTAGGTCGGGGTTCGCGAGCGTCGCCGCCCGCGCGACCGGGAGTGATCGACCGTGAATCGAGTGGAATCCGTAACTCTCGAAATACGACGAGAGCTTGCCCGAGCATCCGATACCCGTGACGAGCAATACCTCGTCGGGGTTCTTGCCCCGTTCCACCATCGCTTGCTTTAGCGTCTTCAGGACGGCAAAGTCCCCACAGCCGGGACACCACGTCGCCCGCGGTTCGACGCCGGGGGTGAACGCGTCTGTATCTACCTCTTGATCTGCACCGATTGCGTTGAATGCACTCATTGTGGTTACCTCGAGTTGGTTGCTTTCGTTGGTTCGAGACGCGTCGTCGGTGGCGCCACACTCGGATCGTCGGTAATGACGGCACGGACACCGTCGACCACCTCAGCAGGTTCGAAGGGATTGCCGTCGTACTTGAGCAGACTATACAGCCGATCACCGTACGCTCCCAGTTCGCGCTGTACTAAGCCCCGGAATTGCCCGCCGGAGTTCATTTCGACCACGACAGCTTCCTCGACACTCTCGAGGAAGTCAGCGACGTCAGATTCCGGGAACGGCATCATTTCGCTTACCCCTAGTGCCGAAACGGAGTAATCAGTCTCGTTGAGTCGATCGACCGCTTCGAAGACAGTACTCTGTTGACTTCCCCACACCAGGATTCCGTAGCGGGCATCTTCTGTCCCGTATCGGGTCTGGTGAGTCCCCGTTTCGTCGAGTGTCTCGCGAATTGCCTCCTGCTTTGCCCTCCGTCGGTCGACCTGTCGACGGCGATTTTCGGGATCTTCGCTGATGTGGCCCGCAGGGTTGTGCTCGTTTCCGGTCGTCAGGAATCGGCCACCTTTCTGGCCGGGAAGTGTTCGCGGTACGACGCCATCGTCAGCGTCGTACTGGAAGCGGAGATACGATCCGGACGCGTGGTGTGCGGCGTCTTCGATTTCTTCCTCCGTGAGAACTGTGCCTGGATCCGGGTCAGGAGCTGATTCCGTGAAGACGCTGTCCGGGACTGTCCGATACTCCCCCGAGAGCTTCTGGTCGATGACGACGATCGCAGGGAGCTGGTACTCGTAGGCCAGTTCAAACGCTCGACGCGTCTGTTCGTAACACTCCTCGATTGTTCCCGGTGCGAAGACGATTCGGTTGGAATCGCCCTGGCTGGAGTACAGAACGTGGTCGAGGTCGCCCTGTTCTGGCTTGGTCGGCATTCCGGTCGATGGGCCGCCCCGCATGGCCTCGACGAAGACGACCGGTGTCTCAGTCATTTCGGCCGTTCCGAGTAACTCGGACATGAGTGCGAACCCACCCCCTGAGGAGCCGGACATCGCCTTTACACCTGCGTGGGACGCACCGATCGCCATCCCGGCAGCGGCAATCTCGTCTTCGACCTGTTCGGAAACACCACCGTACTCGGGGAGATGCTGGGACAGAATCGTGAACACTTCCGTCCACGGCGTCATGGGATAGCCAGAGATGAATCGGCAGCCGGCATCGAGCGCACCGTACGCGACGCCGTGCGATCCGGAGAGGAGGACCGGAACCTCCTCGTGCGTTCCCTCCGGAAGGACGACGTCGTGGTCGATTTCGTGTTCATCCCGCACTTGATCGTACGCTGCTTGAAGGATCGTCAGATTCGCCTCGAGTGCATCGCCGCCCATCGAATCTGACATCAACGCTTCGATGGGATCGAGATCCAGCGATATGAGCGCCGCCGTTGCACCGACGCCCGCCGTGTTGCGCATCACCTCACGACCGTGTTCTGTCGCGATGTCCCGAAGGTCGAGCGGATAGACGTGCCAATCGTGTTCTGCAGCGAGAGCTTCGAGTGACGTCTCAAGCACGCTATCGACGTCGTCGATGTCGATCAGCCCTTCGTCGTAGACGATGATGCCCCCATCACGGAGGTCATCGAGGTTTTCTACGAGGGGCTTGACTTCCTCGTTTCCGTAGTAGGCCTCCTCGTCCGGGCTCCGTGCAAACGAGTCGCCCAGCGCCAGGAGAAAGTTGTATCCGTCTCCTCTGGATCGTACTGGCGTCGCCTTCGATCGAATCTCAGCGTACGTGTGGCCACCACGTATCCGTGATGGATAGTGACGATGGGTGAATACGTGGAGGCCCGACCGCATCAGTACTTTCGCGAAGTTCTGACTCGTCGAGTCGATGCCGTCGCCGGACCCTCCTGCGAGTCGCCAAATGAGTTCGTTTTCTGTCATGGTGTCTGGTGTCTCATCGTATTCGGGATACATGGCGGGGTTGTAAGTAGTATCACGGGAATATACTCGTCTCGCTTATGCGAGACATCAGAACGAATAGGTCCGGTCTCGGTGGTCGAAATCCCAGACCCCGCCCCGGTCATCGTAGAACTTGCGTCCGACGAACGACTCGTCTAGATTCCCGAGGATGGTCTGATACACGTCGTCAACTGACTCGTAGCTTCGTTCGTTGGTGGTCTTCAGCACGGTCCCAACCGTTGTGGGTTCTCCAGTAGGAGGCCTCAGTTCCGCCTCACCGAGTTCGTCGATGAGAGCATCGTGCGTAATGGGAAAATCGACCTCTCGCTCACACAGACGCTGAATTTCAATCGGTCCCATATGCAATCCTCGTCCGCCACTCCGATAAGGATTGGGCACTGTTGACAAGATTCGTGTGAGATATTATCACGATCTGAACCCGCACTACCTACGTTCTCGACGATCGGGTAGGTACCCCGTCGATTTGAGTCCGGACAAGCGACCAATTCCGCCTGTTCCCAGCTACCGGTAACGCCGTTCAGAATGGGGTTCCCTCTTCTGCGGGATCCGACGACGCCTCCTGATCTTTGGGTTCGACCTTGCCGACGAGCACCCGGAACTCCCCGGGTTCCTTCTGACGGTACTGCCAGTGGAATTCTGGCCCTTCCTCAGAGGTGAACTGGTGGTAGAGCGGCTTTGGATCGTGGTCGTTGACGAGGACGAACGCTTCGCCTCGTTCGAGGTCGTCGTACGCTTGGAAGATCAGCTCGTGGCGACGGGCTGGCGGATACTCCCTGACGTCGAGTTCCTGACTGACTTCGACGGGGAGGTCCTCGTCAGCTCCGGACGATGCTTCCTGGTCTCCATCGAGCCCCTCGCTGGCGTGGTGTACGTGATGGGCATCCTCGCCGGCACAGGAGCTCGCCTCGGCGTCTTCATCGTCGACGTCCGCGCGCTTCGTGATTCGGACGGCGACGCGCCCCGGTTCCTGCTCAACGATTCGCCACTCGAAGGCGTCGCCATATCGCTGCTGGAACTCCTGTTTCAGCGGCCGGGGTTCGTGCGGAGCAACGATCTCCATCGCTTCGCCTTCGGGGATCATCCCGTATCGGTGGTGAATCGACGGGTGTCGCTCGGATTTGGGGATCTGACGAACGTCGTACCGGGTGATGATGTCGTCGTCCGGCGCAGTCGACTCCTCGGTCTTCTCGATGGCGACGCGCCACTCACGTCCCCCTTCGTCCAGATATTCCCACTCGAAGGTGTCACCGCGCGTCGATTGGAGCTCGTGGTACAGTGGCTTCGGGTCGTGGTCGTTGACGAGCACGAACCCTTCCTCGGGGACGAGTTCGTCGAAGCCTTCGAGCAACACCTCGTGGCGTCGCTGTGGCGGCATGACGCGGACGTCGAAGTCCGGGAACGCGTCGGCGGCGAGGTCACCCTCCACCACGATTGCCACCCGAACCTCGTCTGCTTCCCTTATCACGTCCCACGAGAGCTGGACGTTACGTTCGATTTGATACCGCAGCAACGTGAAGCCGGGCACCTGATCTGCGATCAGATGAAACGTATCCCCCGCTTCGCCATCGTCGAACTGCTCGTAAAGGCGATCTCGAATAGCGTCACGAGACGCACCGGTCAGGTCAATCTCCGTACCCATACTATCGACTTTAGGGCCAGGGTGGATAGGCACTGGGGCGAACACTTCCACTGACACTTCGCAGCGGCCACCATACAGTTCGTTCTCCGGCTCAGGTCAGCAGCCCGACGGCTCGTCACGGTGGCTCTTTATTGTTTGATCTGGCGTGTCCTCGATGGGTCCTCTCGTGAAACACGTGGAGATCGAGCGGCGACCCTGTCCGATCGGTGGGACCGGCCTGTGCGGCCACCTTACCCTCTCTTTCGTTGTACGGTGAGTCTAAATCCGTAGTCTCGATCCGTGGTGTGACGCCTGGCCAATCGTCCGGAACGACCCCCACGAGTTCAATTCGATCCATCCCTGCCACGTGGTGAGCGGATTCGAGGTGGTCATTGGCGAGCACCCAACCGCCCGCTCGCAAGTTCCGCTCTACGATTGCCTCCTCGACGAGTCCTGCATTTCGAAGGATGATCACGTCGGCGCCGCCAGCCACGGAATAATCTGTAGCATCGCCCCAACGGGCCGCATACCCCGCTGCTGCCAGGTCGTCCATCGCCGCCACGTCGGCGTCGACGTACGTAACCCCGGCCTCGGGAAACGCGACCGATGGGCTCACATCGTGACCCGACCCAGGGTGGTACACGACATCGGCGTCGATACCGAACCGGTTGGCGACGGCTCGGTACTGGGCGGTTCTGTCTGCAAAGGTGACTGGCGACGAACCGGCGTTCATCGACAGCCGGCGGGCGGGACACAGCTCGGCTGGCAGCAGGTAGTCGCGTTCACCCGTCTCAGGGTGGGTTCCATACCCGGCTGCATGAACCGCCAGTGTCGCCTTCCGCACCGGTTCGGTTGCGTCGACGACTTCGGACCAGTCAGAATGCCTCCGATCTCGGGCTCGCTGAACGTACCTCGCCACCGCGTCGCTGGCTACGTGGTAGCGATCAAGGACGTCGTTTGCGATCTCGGCGCCTGACTCCTGAGTTACTTCTTGCATCGTCGTGTCCCGTTCTGCCGGTGTAGCGTGGTCGTCGTTCGAGAGTGTCTCGCTTGCGCCCCGCCAACCATTGAGAAACGACTCATAGTCTGCGAGTGCGTTCCGCAACCGCTCGGCAGCGGACAGAAGGTCACTGACGGTGGTCGTCATCTTTCGGGTGTCAAGTCACGGCTGTTCGTTCGCACACTCATACTCGACGCGGACGATGTGACCACCGCAGTTGCACTGACAGACGTACTCCCATCGGACAGCGTCGCCGAACGTTCCCCCGAGTGGTTCGTAGAGATACTCTTTTGGGTGTCCGTGTGCCTCGTGAGTGACGAGCTGGACGAGAGATCCCTCGACGGTATTCTCGACCGCTGTGATTGCCTCCTCGACCAGTAGCTCTCGGTCTGCCGCGTGTTCGGGTCGCTCGAGGTCTGCTGCCCACGCGCTCCCGTGGACGTGATCGGTGACCGGTTCGGTCCCGTGGTTCTCGTGATCGCTGCGGGTGTCGGCCATTGTCGAAACTACCACGGCTATAACCATAAACTCACGAACGAACGTCCTCGGCGCGAACATATCCGAACGAGAATTTAGGAGACGACGGTACTAACGATCTCACAGGAATGATAGTCGTTTCTAACCGGGTTACCGTTCCGGACGAGCGGGTAGAGACGTTTGAAGAGCGCCTCCGAACGAGTCACGGAATCGAAGACAGGCCGGGGTTCCGCGGGATGACCGTCCTCGCACCCGTCGACGCGGAGGGCCACATCACCATGACGTTCTGGGAAACGAGAGAAGACTACGAAGCGTGGCGAGAAAGTACCGCCTTCGAGTCAGCACACCAGGAGGCATCCGCGGAACGGGCCTTCAAGAACAAGAATAAGGTGGAGATTCACGAGGTCGCTGTCGATCGATCGACGACAGAATCACCAGTACACGTCAGTGGGGAGTGAGAGTTCCGTGTCCCCAATTGTGGAGCGCGGACCCAAACGGCCGTTAGTCGATACGGTTCTCCAGTGTGGATTCGCCCTCCAACCGATGATCGATACAACACCGCGTCGGATCGACTTGACAACATCATCCGACCTATGGACGTGATGAGACGAGGGTGGACGTTCGGTGTCGGGTTCGCAATCATAGGAGCACTCGCCGTCGTCGCCGTCCGAGGGATCGATTCTGTCCTGCTCGGTGCGGTCGTGGGCTTTTTTGTTGGTAAGACGGTTCAAAGTCTCCTCCTGACGGTCGGCGGCCTGTAGATCCAATGACACGTATCTATGGGTCGCGGCTATGGAATAGAGTCGTTATTGGCTCCGACATGGTCCAGGGCAGCAGTGATTTGGGAACGATCGATCATTGCTAGGTTGAGTGAAATGGAAGATACAGAAGACGTGGAGCGGTATTTGTATCTGATTCGAACGAGGCCGGGTCGGGACGAGTACGTCGTTGCCACGATTCGGAAGTACTACGGGGAGTTGCTAATCGACGTGGAGACTGACCCAAACGGAGGTGAGAACTGTCTCATCATCATGGCTGTTACTGAAATCCCAATCGAGGCAATCGAACGCATTGGGGAGGTCGAGACAGTTAACCGGTTTTCTGCCGGAGCCCAGTAACCGCCCGATCTATCTGAACGTGCGACAGGCCATACACTCGTACTGGGCGAGAATGCTCTCCGATAAATTGGGTGGATATCCTCGACGGTCAATGATACTCGGAACAAATTCGCGTGAATCGTTACCAGGGTTCGACATCAACTGTCAAGACGATATGGACTCGATTGCTACCGTACCGGTCACCGATACTGTCTTCGAGTGCGACAACTGCGAGAACACGATCGTCACCGTCCTGGAAGGAACCGCTGGGGTCGATGGAGTGTCCATTGAGACGGATGATCGAGTCTTGTCGATCGCGTACGATCCCGAGACTACTACCGACGAAGAGTTACACGACCTCGTCGAGACGTGGGGATATGCACCCGAGTGATTTCGGCCCTCCTCTAATCGGACCCTGAGATCCTACGCACGACGGTAATGACGTAGCCGCCACAAGTACACCGGCGATGTCGGGTCACAGCGATGTCGGGGACTGTTGATCGCAGAGGATCGAGAAGGTAGTCCGTGGGATCGCCGTGACACTCGTGGGTCACGAGGTCAACGGGAACGCCGAGGCGAGTCTCTTCGATGGCGTCGATAGCCTCCGCGACGACAAGACGGCTGTCGTTCGCGTGTCGATCCGACTCAAGATCGGCAGCCCACGGTTGGTCGTGCTCACGGATGGTAACTGGTTCGCGCCCGTCAGCTGGATCTACCGACATCAGTATGACCCCACTTTCGGGAGGGATCGAATCGCGATCAACTCGGCTGGAATCGCTCGAAACTTCCACATAGTCGTCGATATCACCGAAACCTTGTGATAGTTGGTTCGAACATATACGCGGGTCTCACGAATTTCATCGCTCGAGGGATCCTCAATCACCACGTTCCGTTCCTTGATGAACGGCGGCAAACCCGGAACTACAGACTCGTTTCGCCGCGAGTCGGGACGTTCGATCATCGGCACATCGGTCGATAACCAGACCGTCGTCGCTCAAACGATGTGAAGTTCGTACCCGTCGTCGACGAGCCCCGCAACGTCCGGGGCGTGCTCGGTCCCTTGGATTTCAAAGCCCTCGGCCTCGACGGCGTCAGTGACCCCTTTGAACGTCGCACAGTGATCGCAGACGCCAGCAATCAGTCCCAGATCCTTGGCGTCCTCGTAGGCCCGAACCGCCGGATCCGGGTGGTCCTCGATCCCATCAAACCAGTAGGTCGCCGCGCCGTCGAAGTACACGGCAACCTGGTGGCCCGCCTCGTCGAGCTGACGTGCGTAGGTAAGTGGATTGGCGAATTTCCCCGGCGTCTCCGGTGAGGACAGGAGCAGGAAGGCGTGTTTTGCCATAGACGCATCGACGTTGGATGGCCAATTCCGTGGGTATGGAGGCGAACATATCCAGTCGATCACTACCTCCACGAGTCGCCGGTCGGAAACATTCGGACCAAAGCTCTTCGCCCGTACACGCCAACCACCAGTCGTATGCGCGATACAGTCTCATCTCGCTCGACGGAGAGACGAACAGAGAGGCCGGCAAGGTGGTCGCTGTGACCGAGACGAACTTCGACACCGAACGGGCCTACGACGACCGTAAGTTCAACGCCGTGGAGGTCTTCAAAAGCGACCGAATGAAGGTTGTCTGTGGATACTTCGAGCCCGGTCAGTTCATCCCCGTACACGCTCCATCGAGCGACGTCGCGATACACGTTCACTCGGGGACCGGACGCGTCCGCGACGGCGACGACGAACACGCCATCGAACCTGGCGACGTGGTCGTCGTCGAAGCCGACACCGACCGCGGGATCAAGGCTGACAAGGATAGTCGGCTCGAAGCATTCCTGGTTACTGCCCCGCCGCCGACGGACGCCGAACACGACCCCGTTCGCGAGGGGATCAAACAAGGAGAATTCGACCCAAGGAGTGCGTGACAATGGTTAAGATCGAATCCATCGGGGATCTGGACGGAGCGCCCCACGCAAACGTCTTTCCCGACGCCGAACCGAAGACGATCAGATTGACGCTGGATGCGGGCGAAGCGGTAGCGGCCCACGACCACCCGGACCGCGAGATTGTCCTCTATCTGATCGAGGGAGCGATCGAACTCACCCTCGACGACGAGGAGTACGACCTGAATGCGGGCGACATCGTTCGTTTTGACGGGCGCCGGGAAGTCTCTCCACGGGCAATCGAACCGAGCGTCGCACTGATCGTCCTCGCTGAACGGTCGAGCGACTGATCGCGATCGTTGATTTCGACCGCTTCGACGTATCAGCCCGGCTGGAGGAGCCGGTCAGTTCTCGTGGATGCGAAGGTACGTAGTGTACTCGGTTCTGAGCAGTCCGGTTCGATCTTTCGTGATTGCAATCAATTCGTGGGGCGTCTGTTCAGCCAGCTGTGGATACTCCGTTCGAGCACGTTTGTCAGTGCTCTTCACGACGAGGACCGATCCGTCGTCGAGGTCTTCGAGCGCTTTTTGAACGCGTACGATACCACTCGCGCAACCGCGACCCCGATTGTCTACGACCATGTCGGGAGCGATGTCCGGGTCCGTCGTAGTATCCGTGACTTCAGTCATCGGTAGACACGACGCTGTCAGTCTCCACCCGCGACGCTCCGATCTCCTCGAGGTCACA
This genomic stretch from Halomarina ordinaria harbors:
- a CDS encoding cupin domain-containing protein encodes the protein MVKIESIGDLDGAPHANVFPDAEPKTIRLTLDAGEAVAAHDHPDREIVLYLIEGAIELTLDDEEYDLNAGDIVRFDGRREVSPRAIEPSVALIVLAERSSD
- a CDS encoding cupin domain-containing protein, which encodes MTETNFDTERAYDDRKFNAVEVFKSDRMKVVCGYFEPGQFIPVHAPSSDVAIHVHSGTGRVRDGDDEHAIEPGDVVVVEADTDRGIKADKDSRLEAFLVTAPPPTDAEHDPVREGIKQGEFDPRSA
- a CDS encoding sulfurtransferase TusA family protein, translated to MTEVTDTTTDPDIAPDMVVDNRGRGCASGIVRVQKALEDLDDGSVLVVKSTDKRARTEYPQLAEQTPHELIAITKDRTGLLRTEYTTYLRIHEN
- a CDS encoding CGCGG family putative rSAM-modified RiPP protein, with amino-acid sequence MSVDPADGREPVTIREHDQPWAADLESDRHANDSRLVVAEAIDAIEETRLGVPVDLVTHECHGDPTDYLLDPLRSTVPDIAVTRHRRCTCGGYVITVVRRISGSD
- a CDS encoding DsrE family protein encodes the protein MAKHAFLLLSSPETPGKFANPLTYARQLDEAGHQVAVYFDGAATYWFDGIEDHPDPAVRAYEDAKDLGLIAGVCDHCATFKGVTDAVEAEGFEIQGTEHAPDVAGLVDDGYELHIV
- a CDS encoding antibiotic biosynthesis monooxygenase family protein, whose amino-acid sequence is MIVVSNRVTVPDERVETFEERLRTSHGIEDRPGFRGMTVLAPVDAEGHITMTFWETREDYEAWRESTAFESAHQEASAERAFKNKNKVEIHEVAVDRSTTESPVHVSGE
- a CDS encoding heavy-metal-associated domain-containing protein, whose product is MILGTNSRESLPGFDINCQDDMDSIATVPVTDTVFECDNCENTIVTVLEGTAGVDGVSIETDDRVLSIAYDPETTTDEELHDLVETWGYAPE